The following proteins are co-located in the Myroides profundi genome:
- a CDS encoding TonB-dependent receptor domain-containing protein gives MKRLKTTKVLLMLLTLMFGVTALAQNSKKSTVIGTVVEAATNLPLEYASVFAQNENNANIVSGGMTDSKGQYSFEVPDGSYLIRIEYLGFKTIELRKVAVNGNTNIGIKKVTDDNQMLDEVMVIAEKSTVDIKLDKKVYNVGEDMIVKGGTAGDVLDNVPSVTVDSEGAVSLRGNENVKVLIDGKPTGLANNIQEAMRILSAESIEKVEVITNPSARYEAEGGAGIINIVLKKGKSQGINGNITGTIGDPRNYELNSNVNIRGEKYNFYTTLSYRDTKTKGYGRNNNQYLDSDGNPIQYIDEYKDNNRERQGYNGMFGLDYYITPSLTWSNSVNVRRSNGTSPNSVDYQYYDGNHNLDYNRYREERRKSNYNSVEYTTSFEKKFAKEDHKLTVEASISKDTSDDDANISDINDKHNIMTYERTLSDDKYKSGLVKVDYTLPLGESGSFEAGYLGTFKTTTNNFGLYNLTNNQWVNNSKVSNVLEYKEQVNAFYAQYGNKITDKLNYMIGFRWEKSNIDVNQLTSKDYNNKKYDDFFPSLFLNYELDESSNVSISYSKRIMRPRGHFLNPFSNYTSDINFFQGNPDLNPAKTNAFDLGYLKRWSGFTLSASAYLNKTDDTFQFVRREAGTNASGTTIIVSSPINLATEYRYGFDFTLNYTPFKWWKLNGNFNFFRTETKGDYSFTKLDGTVETQNFDQNSYAWFTRLSSKISLPYKIDWQVNGMYRAPYDTSQGKALGNLSANTSISKDILKDKATITLNVSDIFNSRKRESDTYLPTSISHSEMQWRGRQVNLSFTYRFNQTKMDRQKQQRNAGGGEEQGEGEMM, from the coding sequence ATGAAAAGATTAAAAACTACAAAAGTTCTCCTAATGCTGTTAACTCTAATGTTTGGGGTAACAGCATTAGCACAGAACTCTAAAAAAAGTACTGTAATAGGTACTGTAGTAGAAGCTGCTACAAATCTTCCTTTAGAATATGCGAGTGTATTCGCACAAAATGAGAACAATGCTAATATTGTCTCAGGAGGTATGACCGACTCAAAAGGGCAATACTCTTTTGAAGTACCTGATGGGTCATACTTAATTCGTATAGAATACTTAGGTTTTAAAACTATTGAACTACGCAAAGTAGCTGTAAATGGAAATACCAATATAGGTATTAAGAAAGTTACAGATGACAATCAAATGCTAGACGAAGTAATGGTCATTGCCGAAAAATCTACTGTGGATATTAAACTTGACAAAAAAGTTTATAATGTAGGTGAAGATATGATTGTAAAAGGAGGTACTGCAGGAGATGTGTTAGACAACGTTCCTTCAGTAACTGTAGATAGCGAAGGTGCTGTTAGTTTACGTGGTAACGAGAATGTAAAAGTACTTATCGATGGAAAACCTACTGGCCTTGCTAATAATATCCAAGAAGCAATGCGTATTCTATCTGCTGAATCAATTGAGAAAGTAGAAGTAATTACTAATCCATCAGCAAGATATGAAGCTGAAGGTGGGGCTGGTATTATTAATATCGTACTTAAAAAAGGTAAATCACAAGGTATCAATGGTAATATCACTGGTACTATAGGAGATCCTCGTAACTATGAGCTTAATAGTAATGTGAATATCCGTGGAGAGAAATATAACTTCTATACTACCTTATCTTATAGAGATACTAAAACAAAAGGATATGGGCGAAACAACAACCAATATCTAGATAGTGATGGTAATCCTATACAATACATCGATGAGTATAAAGACAACAATAGAGAAAGACAAGGCTACAATGGTATGTTTGGTCTTGACTATTATATCACTCCTTCTCTAACTTGGTCTAATAGTGTGAATGTACGTAGAAGTAATGGTACTTCTCCTAACTCTGTTGATTACCAATATTACGATGGTAACCACAACTTAGACTATAATAGATATAGAGAAGAAAGACGTAAGTCAAACTATAACAGTGTAGAATATACAACGTCATTTGAAAAGAAATTCGCTAAAGAAGATCATAAGTTAACAGTAGAAGCTAGTATCTCTAAAGACACTAGTGATGATGATGCTAATATCTCTGATATTAATGATAAGCATAACATAATGACTTACGAAAGAACTCTAAGTGATGATAAATATAAGTCAGGACTAGTAAAAGTAGACTACACATTACCATTAGGAGAAAGTGGAAGCTTTGAAGCTGGTTACTTAGGGACATTTAAGACTACTACTAATAACTTTGGTCTTTATAACTTAACAAATAACCAATGGGTTAATAACTCTAAAGTTTCTAATGTACTAGAATATAAAGAACAGGTTAATGCGTTCTACGCTCAATACGGAAACAAAATAACTGACAAACTTAATTATATGATTGGGTTCCGTTGGGAAAAAAGTAATATTGATGTAAACCAATTAACTAGCAAAGATTACAACAATAAGAAATACGATGACTTTTTCCCTAGTTTATTCTTAAACTATGAATTAGATGAATCTAGTAACGTAAGTATTAGTTATAGTAAACGTATTATGCGTCCTAGAGGGCATTTCTTAAACCCTTTCTCTAATTATACAAGTGACATCAACTTCTTTCAAGGAAACCCTGATTTAAACCCTGCTAAAACAAATGCATTTGATTTAGGATATTTAAAGAGATGGAGTGGCTTTACGCTTAGTGCATCTGCATACTTAAATAAAACTGATGATACGTTCCAATTCGTAAGAAGAGAAGCGGGTACAAATGCGAGTGGCACAACTATTATTGTTAGTTCACCAATTAACTTAGCTACAGAATACAGATATGGATTTGATTTTACCTTAAACTATACTCCATTTAAATGGTGGAAATTAAATGGTAACTTTAACTTCTTTAGAACAGAAACAAAAGGAGACTATAGTTTCACTAAACTAGATGGAACAGTAGAAACTCAAAACTTTGATCAAAACTCTTATGCTTGGTTTACTAGATTATCATCTAAGATATCATTGCCTTATAAAATAGATTGGCAAGTAAATGGAATGTATAGAGCACCTTATGATACGTCACAAGGAAAAGCATTAGGAAACTTATCAGCTAATACTTCTATAAGCAAGGATATCCTAAAAGATAAAGCTACCATTACATTAAACGTGAGTGACATCTTCAATTCTAGAAAAAGAGAATCTGACACATACTTACCAACATCTATTTCACACAGTGAAATGCAGTGGAGAGGTAGACAAGTAAACTTATCATTTACTTATCGTTTTAACCAAACTAAAATGGACAGACAGAAACAACAAAGAAATGCTGGTGGTGGTGAAGAACAAGGAGAAGGAGAAATGATGTAA
- the arsC gene encoding arsenate reductase (glutaredoxin) (This arsenate reductase requires both glutathione and glutaredoxin to convert arsenate to arsenite, after which the efflux transporter formed by ArsA and ArsB can extrude the arsenite from the cell, providing resistance.), giving the protein MITIYHNPRCSKSRESIAFMEEQGVAYKIIKYLDADLTENDVKTILTKLNYNPIDLVRTKDAFWKDTFGSNTLSDDEIIEAMVLNPKLIERPIVVNGPKAVIARPTEKIHEIL; this is encoded by the coding sequence ATGATCACAATTTACCACAATCCGCGTTGTAGCAAATCACGCGAAAGTATTGCTTTCATGGAAGAGCAAGGCGTAGCATACAAAATTATAAAATATTTGGATGCAGACCTTACTGAAAATGATGTAAAGACGATACTAACAAAACTCAATTACAATCCAATTGATTTAGTTCGTACAAAAGATGCATTTTGGAAAGATACTTTTGGAAGTAATACATTGAGCGATGACGAGATAATCGAAGCTATGGTTTTAAACCCAAAGCTTATTGAAAGACCTATTGTAGTTAATGGCCCTAAAGCTGTTATTGCAAGACCTACAGAAAAGATTCATGAAATCCTGTAA
- the trpB gene encoding tryptophan synthase subunit beta: MKYQVNQDGYYGNYGGAFIPEALAPIIGQLQREYISIIEQEDFQQEMNQLLEDYVGRPTPLYFAKGLSEKYNTKVYLKREDLCHTGAHKINNTIGQILLAKRLGKNKIVAETGAGQHGVATATVCALMGMECIVYMGALDIERQAPNVVRMKMLGAEVRAAESGAKTLKEAVDEALLYWIENPDDTFYLIGSAVGPHPYPDMVSRFQSIISKEIRKQLLAKEGREEPDYIVACVGGGSNAVGAFYHFLEDEQVKLIVAEGGGEGADSPKTAATSFVGKEGVLHGSKTLFMQDENGEPLEAYSVSAGLDYPGFGPLYAHMKELGRAEFYAIKDDEAMTAGLALCKVEGIIPAIESSHALAVLEQRKFKPEDIVVINLSGRGDKDLDNYRSYFNF, translated from the coding sequence ATGAAATATCAAGTTAATCAAGACGGTTATTATGGGAATTATGGAGGAGCATTTATCCCTGAAGCATTAGCTCCAATTATTGGTCAATTACAGAGAGAGTATATCTCCATTATTGAACAAGAGGATTTTCAACAAGAAATGAATCAGTTATTAGAAGATTATGTAGGTCGTCCTACTCCGTTATATTTTGCAAAGGGGTTATCAGAGAAGTATAATACTAAAGTGTATTTAAAGAGAGAAGATCTATGTCATACAGGAGCTCATAAGATTAATAACACTATCGGTCAGATATTATTAGCAAAACGCTTAGGAAAGAATAAAATAGTAGCAGAAACAGGAGCAGGTCAACATGGAGTAGCTACAGCTACAGTATGTGCACTTATGGGAATGGAGTGTATCGTATATATGGGGGCGTTAGATATAGAAAGACAAGCGCCTAACGTAGTACGTATGAAAATGCTAGGTGCTGAGGTTAGAGCAGCAGAGTCTGGTGCAAAGACATTAAAAGAGGCTGTAGATGAGGCTTTACTATACTGGATAGAGAATCCTGATGATACATTCTATTTGATAGGATCAGCAGTAGGCCCACACCCTTATCCTGATATGGTGAGTAGATTCCAATCTATTATATCTAAAGAAATTAGAAAACAACTATTAGCAAAAGAAGGAAGAGAAGAACCTGATTATATAGTAGCTTGTGTTGGTGGAGGTAGTAATGCAGTAGGAGCTTTTTACCATTTCTTAGAAGATGAACAAGTGAAGTTAATTGTAGCTGAAGGTGGAGGAGAAGGAGCTGATAGTCCAAAAACAGCGGCTACTTCTTTTGTAGGAAAAGAAGGAGTGTTACACGGAAGTAAAACGTTGTTTATGCAAGATGAAAATGGAGAGCCTCTAGAAGCATATTCAGTATCAGCAGGTTTAGATTATCCTGGTTTTGGGCCACTGTATGCACATATGAAAGAATTGGGAAGAGCAGAGTTTTATGCTATTAAAGATGATGAAGCAATGACAGCTGGGCTAGCCTTGTGTAAAGTAGAAGGAATTATCCCTGCGATAGAAAGTTCTCATGCTTTAGCAGTATTAGAACAACGCAAATTTAAACCAGAGGATATTGTTGTAATCAATTTATCAGGAAGAGGAGATAAAGATTTAGATAATTATCGCAGTTATTTTAACTTCTAA
- a CDS encoding AMP-binding protein has translation MELNYIHPNFRLNGNSYTIEELIALAKEWELGTQEYLVDLGRLIIEWFNTNDYVSLTTSGTTGPPKIIHLKKEAMICSAKATASFFEITTSSTALLCMSTKFVGGKLMFIRSLIIGWSLDVKEPTARPLEQNTKLYDFVAMVPMQVENSIEELKKVKTLIIGGAKVNQSLADKLKQVTTKVYETYGMTETITHIAAKRVGVASFSVLSHATVSQDDRGCLVISAPTVNPELVITNDLVEIINNKEFKWLGRVDNVINSGGVKLFPEQIEEKLSMRIPYRFFVASKEDTYLGNKLVLVIESEQYTLPDDIYAELGKYEKPREVQFVSKFVETETGKIIRKKNIQ, from the coding sequence ATGGAATTAAATTATATACATCCCAACTTTAGATTGAATGGTAACTCTTATACGATTGAAGAGTTGATTGCACTAGCTAAAGAGTGGGAACTAGGAACTCAAGAATATTTGGTTGATTTAGGAAGGCTTATTATAGAATGGTTTAATACGAATGATTATGTAAGTTTGACTACGTCAGGTACTACAGGACCTCCTAAGATTATACATTTAAAGAAAGAAGCTATGATCTGTTCGGCTAAAGCGACTGCTTCTTTTTTTGAAATAACTACAAGTAGCACTGCTCTTTTGTGCATGTCTACGAAGTTTGTAGGTGGGAAACTTATGTTTATTAGATCTTTAATTATTGGTTGGTCTTTAGATGTTAAAGAACCTACTGCAAGACCATTAGAGCAGAATACAAAGTTATATGACTTTGTAGCAATGGTGCCTATGCAGGTAGAGAACTCAATAGAGGAATTAAAAAAGGTAAAAACTCTTATTATAGGTGGTGCAAAAGTGAACCAGAGTTTAGCAGATAAGTTAAAACAAGTTACTACTAAAGTATATGAGACTTACGGTATGACCGAAACAATCACTCATATAGCTGCTAAACGTGTAGGTGTAGCATCTTTCTCAGTGCTTTCTCATGCGACAGTTAGTCAAGATGATAGAGGGTGTTTAGTGATCTCAGCACCGACTGTTAATCCAGAGTTAGTTATTACTAATGATTTAGTGGAAATTATTAATAATAAGGAATTTAAGTGGTTAGGCAGGGTAGATAATGTCATTAATAGTGGTGGAGTAAAACTTTTTCCAGAGCAAATAGAAGAAAAGTTGTCAATGAGGATTCCTTATCGTTTCTTTGTGGCGAGTAAAGAAGATACTTACTTAGGTAATAAACTAGTGTTAGTTATTGAAAGTGAGCAGTATACTTTACCTGATGATATATATGCGGAGCTTGGTAAATACGAGAAACCTCGTGAAGTACAGTTTGTTTCTAAGTTCGTAGAGACAGAAACAGGCAAAATAATAAGAAAGAAGAATATTCAATAA
- the fumC gene encoding class II fumarate hydratase has protein sequence MEYRIEKDTIGEIKVAKDKYWGAQTERSKNNFKIGPEASMPHEIIEAFAYLKKAAAFTNADLNVLPSEKRDHIAKVCDEILEGKLDAHFPLVIWQTGSGTQSNMNVNEVIANRAQVLAGLQIGEDEPVLKANDDVNKSQSSNDTYPTAMHIAAYKAVVEYTIPGVTALRNTLDKKAKDLKDVVKIGRTHLMDATPLTLGQEISGYVAQLDYGLKALNHTLPHLAELALGGTAVGTGLNTPKGYDVKVAEYIAKFTKLPFVTAPNKFEALAAHDAIVETHGALKQLAVSLYKIANDIRLLASGPRSGIGEIIIPANEPGSSIMPGKVNPTQCEALTMVAAQVIGNDTTISFAGTQGHFELNVFKPVMAANFLQSARLIGEACISFDEHCAQGIEANDKRIKELLDSSLMLVTALNTKIGYYKAAEIAQTAHANGTTLKEEAVRLGYVTPEDFDKWVDPKLMIGNIED, from the coding sequence ATGGAATACAGAATAGAAAAAGACACTATAGGAGAGATAAAAGTTGCTAAAGACAAATATTGGGGAGCACAAACTGAACGCTCTAAAAACAACTTTAAAATAGGTCCTGAAGCATCTATGCCACACGAAATCATAGAAGCTTTTGCTTATCTTAAAAAAGCAGCAGCTTTTACGAATGCTGATTTAAATGTTCTACCTTCAGAAAAAAGAGATCATATCGCTAAAGTATGTGACGAAATACTAGAAGGCAAACTAGACGCTCATTTCCCTTTAGTTATTTGGCAAACAGGTTCTGGTACACAGTCTAACATGAATGTGAATGAAGTAATTGCTAATAGAGCTCAAGTATTAGCTGGTCTTCAAATAGGTGAAGATGAACCAGTGCTTAAAGCAAATGATGATGTAAACAAATCTCAATCCTCTAATGACACCTACCCTACTGCAATGCACATTGCTGCTTATAAAGCTGTCGTAGAATATACTATCCCAGGTGTAACCGCATTGAGAAACACATTAGATAAGAAAGCTAAAGATCTAAAAGATGTAGTAAAAATAGGACGTACACATCTTATGGATGCTACTCCTCTTACACTAGGTCAAGAAATATCAGGTTACGTAGCACAGTTAGATTATGGATTAAAAGCATTAAATCACACTTTACCTCATCTTGCTGAATTAGCTCTAGGAGGTACTGCTGTAGGTACAGGATTAAATACCCCTAAAGGATATGATGTAAAAGTAGCAGAGTATATCGCTAAGTTTACAAAGCTACCTTTTGTAACTGCTCCAAACAAATTTGAAGCTTTAGCGGCCCATGATGCAATTGTGGAAACGCATGGAGCATTAAAACAACTTGCTGTTTCTCTTTATAAAATAGCTAATGATATCAGACTACTAGCTTCTGGACCGCGTTCTGGAATTGGCGAAATCATTATTCCTGCAAATGAACCAGGATCTTCTATCATGCCTGGTAAAGTAAACCCTACACAATGTGAAGCACTTACTATGGTAGCTGCACAGGTGATAGGTAATGATACAACAATATCTTTTGCTGGTACACAAGGCCATTTTGAACTAAATGTGTTCAAACCTGTGATGGCAGCCAACTTCTTACAGTCTGCTAGACTGATAGGAGAAGCTTGTATCTCTTTTGATGAGCATTGTGCACAAGGAATTGAAGCAAACGACAAACGTATTAAAGAATTATTAGATAGCTCATTAATGCTAGTAACGGCTTTAAATACTAAAATTGGTTATTACAAAGCAGCTGAAATAGCGCAAACTGCTCATGCTAATGGTACAACGCTAAAAGAAGAAGCTGTTCGATTAGGATATGTTACACCTGAAGATTTTGACAAATGGGTTGACCCTAAGTTAATGATTGGGAATATCGAAGATTAA
- a CDS encoding peptidoglycan-binding protein LysM has product MRKKCSFFIGIVLLTGVGVSGFKQYETMLLEEYKIVPEGPLSYDFPYSDLAKEESGELLAIPFIGKTYVGFKQALAVRESYGLYRIVNSYGYMGKYQFGKVALRSIGVTDTTNFLHDPLMQEKAFDALVAKNKWILRKEIEKFDGKRIGGIAITESGILAAAHLGGAGSVKKFLNSNGANGFQDGYGTSIRTYLKSFSGYDVSDITAEKDAVVVL; this is encoded by the coding sequence ATGAGAAAAAAATGTTCTTTTTTTATTGGTATTGTCCTATTAACAGGGGTAGGAGTTTCAGGTTTTAAACAGTATGAAACTATGCTTTTAGAGGAGTATAAAATAGTTCCTGAAGGTCCCCTATCTTATGATTTTCCATACAGCGATTTGGCTAAGGAAGAGTCAGGAGAGTTATTAGCAATACCATTTATCGGAAAGACTTATGTCGGTTTTAAACAGGCATTGGCAGTACGCGAATCTTATGGATTGTACAGAATAGTAAATTCATATGGTTACATGGGCAAATACCAGTTTGGTAAAGTGGCATTACGTTCAATAGGAGTAACGGATACGACTAATTTTTTACATGATCCACTAATGCAAGAGAAAGCTTTTGATGCTTTGGTTGCGAAAAACAAATGGATCTTGAGAAAAGAGATTGAAAAATTTGATGGTAAACGCATCGGAGGAATTGCAATTACAGAGTCAGGAATCTTAGCAGCAGCTCACTTAGGTGGAGCAGGTTCTGTAAAGAAATTCTTGAATAGTAACGGAGCAAACGGTTTCCAAGATGGATACGGTACTTCGATACGTACATATCTAAAAAGTTTTAGTGGATACGATGTATCTGATATTACAGCTGAGAAAGATGCTGTAGTAGTATTATAA
- a CDS encoding CPBP family intramembrane glutamic endopeptidase translates to MGIIEQLLRINKSQKLWYYLPFSLFFLGIMFLNWISLRYSAVSTNEIIKMNIDKFGKNINFLITIGPLVFMLVFLIAWVLVVHKQSLLSLTTSRAKVDWKRVLFAFSLWSFVIIAFFIYGYITSPEDYVFSFKLWPFLVFFLFAIVLIPLQTSFEEYFMRSYLMQGIGLATRSRAVALFTTSILFGLMHLANPEVEKIGFSIMIYYIGTGFFLGIITLMDDGVELALGFHAANNLIGVLLVTSDWTAFQTNSIFTNINSESVISPWEYIIQVGIVLPLMILVFARKYKWKNWKHQLFGRVR, encoded by the coding sequence ATGGGAATTATTGAACAGTTATTGAGAATAAACAAAAGTCAGAAACTTTGGTATTATTTACCTTTTTCGTTATTTTTTTTAGGGATTATGTTCCTGAATTGGATTTCTTTAAGATATTCAGCCGTATCTACTAACGAAATCATAAAAATGAATATTGATAAATTTGGTAAAAATATCAATTTTTTGATAACTATAGGGCCATTAGTATTCATGCTTGTGTTTCTAATAGCCTGGGTATTAGTAGTTCATAAGCAGAGCTTGCTAAGCCTTACTACCTCTAGGGCTAAGGTAGATTGGAAGAGAGTGTTATTTGCTTTTTCTTTATGGAGTTTTGTGATTATAGCTTTCTTTATCTATGGATATATAACTTCTCCAGAAGACTATGTCTTTTCGTTTAAGTTGTGGCCTTTTTTAGTATTCTTCTTGTTTGCGATTGTTTTAATCCCTTTACAAACTAGTTTTGAAGAATACTTTATGCGCTCTTATTTAATGCAAGGAATAGGTCTAGCTACTCGCAGTAGAGCAGTAGCTTTGTTTACAACCTCTATTTTATTTGGTTTAATGCATTTAGCTAATCCTGAGGTAGAGAAGATAGGATTCTCCATTATGATTTATTATATAGGGACAGGGTTCTTTCTTGGAATCATCACCTTAATGGATGATGGTGTAGAATTAGCCTTAGGCTTCCATGCTGCGAATAACTTAATAGGAGTACTATTAGTTACTTCTGATTGGACGGCTTTTCAGACAAACTCTATTTTTACCAATATTAATTCAGAAAGTGTTATCTCTCCGTGGGAATACATTATCCAAGTCGGCATTGTATTACCTCTAATGATTTTAGTCTTTGCTAGAAAGTATAAGTGGAAGAATTGGAAACATCAGTTATTTGGTAGAGTAAGATAA